The region TATTTTCATCAAGCTGAACGTGTTTCAGACTTTATCCCGAATGAACTTCGGGATTCTAACATGTTTGATTCTGAAATAAATTACAATTGACGTATTTTTAAAATACTAGTATCTAGGCTTATTATCTACTATAATTTAAATCGAAACTTGCCTAATTTGGAAGGTTCTTTTTTCATTTTTTGCGTGTATTCCTCTCACTGCGTTCGTCGGATACAATTAAAACGAAACAAAAAAGGGCGTCCTATGTGGAGGTGATTTTTTGGCTACAAGGCCAAAAAATCGCAAATCAGCAGCTAAATTTTTTACAGGGCTTCAAAAATTATTCACGCTGCTGATTTGCTACACTCACACACGGATTTTAAAACTCGCTAAGCTCGCCGAACGTCAATTTCCTACGCTATGATAATTTTTTTATCACGGGTCTCAGAATGACGGTTTCTTTTTTGGAATATTTGCCTGATAGGAACGACTAAAATAGTTTTCTTAAAATTAAAAGCGTCATTACGAACGGAGTGAAGCAATCTCTATATCCATTACTACAAATCGGCAGATTGCTTCTCCCGCTAAAAACCGGGATCGCAATGACGATGCTAACAATTTTACGACTCTTGAGTTTATCTAAGAAAAACTAAGCTATCCTAAAGCTTGCTTCAGGTCGTTTATCAGGTCTTCTTCATCTTCAATTCCAACACTTAATCTAATTAAGGAATCTACAACCCCGGTTTTAGCTCTTTCTTCTTTTGGGATAGAGGCGTGCGTCATACTGGCTGGATGCCCGGCCAGGGATTCTACGCCGCCAAGCGATTCGGCCAGAGTAAAAACTTTAAGTTTTTCAACAAGATTTGTCGCACTTTTTAAAGTGTCTTCCTTTGTGGTAAAAGAGATCATTCCGCCGAAATCTTTCATTTGTTTTTTTGCGATATCGTGGTTTGGGTGATCTTCAAATCCAGGCCAGTAAACCTTTCCTACTTTTGGATGTGATCTTAGGAATTTTGCAACTGCTTCCCCATTTTCACAATGTCGCTGAATTCTAAGGTGCAGGGTTTTAATTCCGCGTAATACCAAAAAGCTATCCTGCGGCCCACAAATAGCACCGCTGGCTTTCTGAATAAAATATAGTTTTTTAGCTAATTTTTCATCTTTTACCACTAATCCACCTAATACTACATCACTATGGCCTCCCAGGTATTTTGTAGCGCTATGCATCACAATATCGGCTCCCAAATCAAGAGGTTGTTGTAAATAAGGTGTAGCAAAAGTATTATCTACCGCCAGTAGTAAATTATGTGATTTTGCAATTTTAGAAACTGCTTCAATATCAATAATATTCATCATTGGATTGGTTGGTGTTTCAATCCAAAGCAATTTGGTGTTTTGGTTGATGTATTTTTCAATATTACCAACTTCATTCATTCCAATAAAATGAAACTTAATCCCCATATTTTCAAAAATGGAAGTAAACAATCTATAAGAACCTCCATAGAGATCGTTAGTAGAAATTATTTCTTCTCCGGGTTTAAAAAGCTTCATCACTGCGTCTATTGCGGCAAGTCCGGAACCAA is a window of Salegentibacter salegens DNA encoding:
- a CDS encoding trans-sulfuration enzyme family protein; the protein is MKFNTKTIHGGQENIDPAYGSVMPPIYQTTTYSQSTPGGHKGFEYSRSGNPTRSALEKSLASIENGKFGLAFGSGLAAIDAVMKLFKPGEEIISTNDLYGGSYRLFTSIFENMGIKFHFIGMNEVGNIEKYINQNTKLLWIETPTNPMMNIIDIEAVSKIAKSHNLLLAVDNTFATPYLQQPLDLGADIVMHSATKYLGGHSDVVLGGLVVKDEKLAKKLYFIQKASGAICGPQDSFLVLRGIKTLHLRIQRHCENGEAVAKFLRSHPKVGKVYWPGFEDHPNHDIAKKQMKDFGGMISFTTKEDTLKSATNLVEKLKVFTLAESLGGVESLAGHPASMTHASIPKEERAKTGVVDSLIRLSVGIEDEEDLINDLKQALG